A window from Kovacikia minuta CCNUW1 encodes these proteins:
- a CDS encoding YdcF family protein — translation MSLFLSKLLPLFFYPLGLTCVLMLIAAVMLWKRPRLATIPILLGLIILLAGGNGWVSDWLVRSLEFQNLPLKEIPKADAIVVLGGCVNPALPPRPWVEVSDEGDRVLYGAKLYREGKAPRVILSGGRIEWHGGGPPESGDMAEIVEAMGVPKTAILQDPTSLNTRDNAVNVKKMMETQGIKRILLVTSAMHMPRSLMIFKKLGIEPIAAPTDFLSTAQGRHEMNSSTAAIVLNALPEAERLRHTTRALKEYVGIGFYWLRGWI, via the coding sequence ATGAGTTTATTTCTGTCGAAACTGTTGCCGCTGTTCTTCTACCCGTTGGGGTTGACCTGTGTACTGATGCTGATTGCAGCGGTGATGCTGTGGAAACGGCCCCGTCTGGCAACCATTCCCATCCTGTTAGGATTAATCATTTTGCTGGCAGGCGGGAATGGTTGGGTGAGTGACTGGCTGGTACGATCGCTGGAATTCCAAAATTTACCCTTAAAGGAAATTCCCAAGGCAGACGCGATCGTGGTTTTGGGGGGATGCGTTAACCCGGCATTGCCCCCCCGTCCCTGGGTAGAGGTCAGCGATGAGGGCGATCGGGTTCTTTACGGCGCAAAGCTCTATCGAGAGGGAAAAGCACCCCGCGTCATCCTGAGTGGCGGGCGGATCGAGTGGCACGGGGGAGGACCACCGGAATCGGGCGATATGGCAGAAATTGTTGAGGCAATGGGAGTCCCCAAAACAGCCATCCTGCAAGATCCCACGTCCCTCAACACCCGCGACAATGCGGTCAATGTCAAAAAGATGATGGAGACTCAAGGCATCAAACGGATTTTATTGGTGACTTCAGCCATGCACATGCCGCGCTCACTGATGATTTTTAAAAAATTGGGGATTGAGCCGATCGCTGCTCCAACCGATTTTCTTTCAACGGCGCAGGGGAGGCATGAGATGAACAGCAGTACGGCAGCGATCGTGCTCAACGCCTTGCCCGAAGCGGAACGATTACGCCACACAACCCGAGCCTTGAAGGAGTATGTCGGAATTGGATTTTACTGGCTGCGAGGCTGGATTTAG
- a CDS encoding M48 family metallopeptidase, whose translation MLAKYFPNYSLLSRFSQVAGFCTLLLATTPLFVSAKPAAQQPTSSTYERAKKELPKDLYVLYRIVDRLARANGLDERPWRVAVVPKYDINAFSTDVNLVALYSGILDQVEGDASALACIVGHEMGHSIKRHIALSQSQRATLIAQYQKEAEDEVGREVRSATTEATATSVAGSVVGSVVGGIFGGIGSSALQGASNQRIQTAQKRVQEIVKKKQEDLDKKIAETARQQEFEADETGYTYSVRAGFEPDGCMRAMDVLARTPGAEFDTDHPSVPRRIAALKELSVKYPPTSLAGEGKQKLSKTKPLTYDLSRDGVSLRINSRFGSSSNTDIDRLFGQ comes from the coding sequence ATGCTTGCTAAATATTTCCCTAATTACTCGCTTCTAAGCAGATTTTCTCAGGTTGCAGGTTTCTGCACACTACTGCTTGCAACCACTCCACTTTTTGTTTCGGCAAAGCCTGCTGCACAGCAACCAACTTCTTCCACCTATGAGCGAGCCAAGAAGGAGTTGCCGAAGGATCTCTATGTGCTTTACCGGATTGTTGATCGCCTGGCACGGGCAAACGGGTTAGATGAACGACCCTGGCGCGTTGCAGTCGTACCTAAATACGATATCAACGCCTTCTCTACCGATGTCAACCTGGTTGCACTTTACTCAGGCATCCTGGATCAGGTTGAAGGAGATGCATCTGCTTTAGCCTGCATCGTTGGGCACGAAATGGGGCATAGTATCAAACGCCATATCGCACTTAGCCAATCTCAACGGGCAACGTTGATTGCGCAATACCAGAAAGAAGCCGAGGATGAAGTTGGGCGAGAAGTCCGCAGTGCAACGACGGAAGCAACAGCAACTTCGGTGGCAGGTAGCGTCGTCGGTAGTGTTGTGGGTGGAATTTTTGGCGGTATCGGTAGTTCAGCCCTTCAGGGAGCCAGTAATCAACGCATACAAACGGCTCAAAAGCGGGTTCAAGAGATTGTCAAGAAGAAGCAAGAGGATCTGGACAAAAAAATCGCTGAAACTGCTCGCCAGCAGGAATTTGAAGCAGATGAGACGGGGTATACTTACTCAGTAAGGGCAGGGTTTGAGCCAGACGGTTGCATGAGAGCAATGGATGTTTTGGCGCGGACTCCTGGAGCAGAGTTCGATACGGATCATCCATCGGTACCCAGGCGAATCGCTGCCCTAAAGGAATTAAGCGTCAAATATCCACCCACCTCTCTCGCAGGTGAAGGTAAACAAAAACTCAGTAAAACCAAACCCCTCACCTATGACCTTTCCAGAGATGGGGTTTCCCTGCGGATTAATTCTCGCTTTGGGAGTTCATCCAACACAGACATCGATCGCCTGTTTGGTCAGTAA
- a CDS encoding phenylacetate--CoA ligase family protein — protein sequence MPEPRSQQIVDALQTFFSTPLEALLKQRAEANAETEILEFFYRVAATVPAYQAFLQEQGIDPIDVKGFEDFQQLPLTTKQNYLQRYSLAQLCRDGKLESCDMIAVSSGSTGQPSFWLRSLTDELQIATRFEQVFYDSFKADQRRTLAVICFALGTWVGGMYTADCCRHLASKGYPITVITPGNNKTEIFRVIQALAPGFEQTVLLGYPPFLKDVVDTGIAQGIDWKQYHIKWVMAGEVFSEEWRSLVGDRVGSANPCYDSASLYGTADAGVLGNETPLSICIRRWLANHPEIARQLFGESRLPTLVQYDPCVRFFEEQEGTLLFSGDNGIPLIRYHISDNGGIISYDEMLQFLADQGFDPIETLQETSWGQGDTETRGHGDAQRKAEEQGAGSREQGAGEDREDSDIQHSKLKTQNSPPPRGIHPLPFVYVFGRSHFTVSYFGANIYPENVTVGLEQTPICDWVTGKFVMQVKEDADRNQYLSIVVELAPGVEGNDAKREAIANAIHHHLCRLNSEFANYIPAINQVPEITLTPPGDPEYFPVGVKHRYTRQ from the coding sequence ATGCCAGAACCTCGATCGCAACAGATTGTCGATGCGTTGCAGACGTTTTTCTCGACGCCACTGGAGGCATTGCTGAAACAGCGCGCCGAAGCAAATGCTGAAACAGAGATTTTGGAGTTTTTCTATCGAGTTGCTGCCACTGTGCCCGCTTACCAGGCTTTTTTGCAGGAACAGGGAATTGATCCAATTGATGTGAAAGGCTTTGAGGATTTTCAACAGCTTCCACTGACCACAAAACAAAACTATCTTCAGCGTTATTCTTTAGCGCAACTGTGCCGCGATGGAAAATTGGAAAGCTGCGACATGATCGCGGTTTCCTCTGGTTCAACTGGGCAACCTTCCTTCTGGTTGCGATCGCTGACCGACGAATTGCAAATTGCGACTCGGTTTGAGCAAGTCTTTTATGACAGCTTTAAAGCCGATCAGCGTCGAACGCTGGCAGTAATTTGTTTTGCCCTGGGAACCTGGGTGGGTGGAATGTATACCGCTGATTGCTGCCGCCATCTGGCAAGCAAAGGGTACCCGATTACGGTGATTACTCCCGGCAACAACAAAACTGAGATCTTTCGGGTGATTCAGGCACTTGCCCCAGGGTTTGAACAGACGGTGCTCTTAGGCTATCCCCCATTTCTAAAGGATGTGGTTGATACGGGCATTGCCCAGGGGATCGACTGGAAACAATACCACATCAAATGGGTGATGGCGGGCGAAGTCTTCAGCGAAGAGTGGCGATCGCTGGTGGGCGATCGGGTCGGTTCCGCAAACCCCTGCTACGACTCCGCTTCCCTGTATGGCACGGCTGATGCGGGTGTGTTGGGCAACGAAACGCCCTTAAGTATTTGCATTCGCCGCTGGTTAGCCAACCATCCAGAGATCGCTCGTCAATTGTTTGGCGAGTCCCGCTTACCCACCCTGGTTCAGTACGATCCATGCGTCCGTTTCTTTGAAGAACAGGAGGGCACCCTGTTATTTTCTGGCGATAATGGCATTCCCCTGATTCGCTATCACATCTCGGATAACGGTGGCATTATTTCCTATGACGAGATGCTCCAATTCCTGGCAGATCAGGGATTTGATCCAATCGAAACGCTACAGGAAACTTCCTGGGGACAGGGGGACACGGAGACGCGGGGACACGGAGACGCACAGAGAAAGGCAGAGGAGCAGGGAGCAGGGAGCAGGGAGCAGGGAGCAGGGGAAGATAGGGAGGATTCTGACATTCAACATTCAAAACTCAAAACTCAAAATTCTCCCCCCCCTCGTGGCATTCATCCCCTACCCTTTGTTTATGTATTTGGTCGATCGCACTTCACCGTTTCCTACTTTGGTGCCAACATTTATCCAGAGAATGTGACCGTAGGATTGGAACAAACCCCAATTTGTGATTGGGTCACAGGTAAATTTGTGATGCAGGTGAAGGAAGATGCGGATCGCAACCAGTATTTATCCATTGTGGTCGAACTGGCACCGGGAGTGGAAGGGAACGATGCCAAGCGGGAAGCGATCGCAAACGCGATTCACCATCATCTCTGTCGTCTCAACAGCGAATTTGCAAATTACATCCCCGCAATCAATCAGGTACCTGAAATTACCCTCACGCCCCCAGGTGATCCAGAATATTTTCCAGTTGGGGTTAAGCATCGCTATACCCGTCAGTAG
- the gloA2 gene encoding SMU1112c/YaeR family gloxylase I-like metalloprotein, with amino-acid sequence MKTHGFHHVAIICSDYQRSKRFYVEVLGFPVIQETYRSARNSYKLDLQVGEGDAIELFSFPNPPPRPSTPEACGLRHLAFKVADLDASVAALQAKGVDVEAIRLDELTGKRFTFFKDPDGLPLEMYEI; translated from the coding sequence ATGAAAACCCACGGATTTCATCATGTCGCAATTATTTGTTCTGATTATCAGCGGTCAAAGCGTTTTTATGTCGAGGTTCTAGGATTTCCTGTGATCCAGGAAACCTATCGTTCCGCCAGGAATTCCTACAAGCTGGACTTACAGGTGGGAGAAGGGGATGCGATCGAACTTTTCTCCTTCCCCAATCCCCCTCCCAGACCCAGTACACCAGAAGCTTGCGGGTTGAGACATCTGGCGTTCAAAGTGGCTGATCTGGATGCATCCGTTGCTGCCCTGCAAGCCAAAGGGGTAGACGTGGAAGCAATTCGTCTGGATGAGCTGACCGGCAAGCGATTTACCTTCTTCAAAGATCCAGATGGGCTGCCGCTTGAAATGTACGAAATATAG
- a CDS encoding restriction endonuclease subunit R produces MEASTVPQSVSNLTLSDLRERYSLIRDRSDPFFDQWLLEAAALSDFEQQALDRLKRNYENIIETNPLEEVVKRVVVAPLLDLAGFFYQPPFSIRAEVPTRLLATEANQTYTSSIDVLDVKQQFWVLVVESKQSRFDVTSGIPQALSYMLSQPSVSQSPNRLTQFGMVTNGREVVFLKLNAQPQPVFAQSRIYQVIEAREDLPQILQGLKTIGQQS; encoded by the coding sequence ATGGAAGCTTCAACTGTTCCTCAATCTGTCAGCAATCTAACCTTGAGTGATCTCAGGGAGAGATATAGCCTGATCCGCGATCGCTCCGATCCTTTTTTTGATCAATGGCTTTTAGAAGCTGCCGCGCTCTCAGACTTTGAGCAACAAGCCCTCGATCGGCTCAAACGCAATTACGAGAACATCATTGAAACGAACCCACTGGAGGAAGTGGTTAAACGGGTAGTCGTTGCGCCATTGCTTGATCTGGCGGGCTTCTTCTATCAACCTCCCTTTTCGATTCGGGCAGAAGTACCCACCAGACTTTTAGCAACGGAAGCGAATCAGACTTACACCAGCAGCATTGATGTTTTGGATGTCAAACAGCAATTTTGGGTGTTGGTGGTCGAATCTAAACAGTCCCGATTTGATGTGACATCAGGAATTCCGCAAGCCCTCAGTTACATGCTGAGTCAACCCTCCGTTTCCCAGTCTCCCAACCGCCTGACTCAGTTTGGCATGGTTACGAACGGTCGAGAAGTGGTGTTCTTAAAGCTCAATGCTCAGCCACAGCCCGTTTTTGCCCAGTCAAGGATATACCAGGTAATTGAGGCACGGGAAGATTTGCCCCAAATTCTGCAAGGGCTGAAGACGATCGGACAACAATCCTGA
- a CDS encoding glutamine synthetase family protein, producing the protein MSSEVLEFLKDAGVQFVRVLWCDNANIIRGKAFHLNLFDEHWEHGIGISMAQQAIPALYDAVAPNSGLGPVGEVWLVPDWSTLRILPYAPTHARVMGNMIHQGHPWLFCPRHFLKRMIAAAKVEGLDVMAAFENEFYLLQQNPGDPVPADDTVFASTLAMDLNQEIIDAIAHALISQKIAVERYYPESGPGQHEISVRYTQALQAADQQIAFRETVRAIALRHNLKASFLPKIFADKAGNGCHLHLSLWRDGKNIVNSLHPTPHTPHPTPLSPTAQAFIAGILEHLPALMALTTPSSNSYRRIHPHFWSGAFRAWGWDNREAAVRVPSNPVPPSPTHFELKTVDASANPYLALGAVIAAGLDGIQRGLELGDPVTVDPGTLSEAERQAGRMDRLPTHLGEAIAHLSQDKILLDALGPDLAQAYLAVRRTEWEALKDAELSEEVSLLLDRY; encoded by the coding sequence ATGTCTAGCGAAGTACTTGAATTCCTTAAAGATGCTGGCGTCCAATTTGTCCGAGTGTTGTGGTGTGACAACGCCAATATCATTCGAGGTAAAGCGTTTCATCTCAACTTATTTGATGAACATTGGGAGCATGGGATTGGCATTTCAATGGCTCAACAGGCGATTCCTGCCCTGTATGATGCCGTTGCACCCAACAGTGGCTTAGGTCCAGTGGGAGAGGTGTGGTTGGTGCCGGATTGGTCTACCTTACGGATTTTGCCCTATGCACCAACCCATGCACGGGTAATGGGCAACATGATCCATCAGGGACATCCCTGGCTCTTTTGTCCACGCCATTTTCTGAAGCGAATGATAGCCGCCGCCAAAGTAGAGGGATTGGACGTGATGGCAGCCTTTGAGAATGAGTTTTATCTGCTGCAACAAAATCCTGGAGATCCGGTTCCCGCAGACGATACAGTATTTGCCTCCACCCTTGCAATGGACTTAAATCAGGAAATTATTGATGCGATCGCCCATGCGCTCATTAGCCAAAAAATTGCAGTTGAACGGTATTACCCGGAATCGGGTCCGGGGCAGCATGAAATCTCCGTGCGCTACACCCAGGCACTCCAGGCAGCGGATCAACAAATTGCCTTCCGCGAAACCGTGCGGGCGATCGCACTGCGCCACAACCTGAAGGCATCCTTTCTACCCAAAATCTTTGCTGACAAAGCAGGCAACGGTTGCCACCTGCACCTGAGCCTCTGGCGCGATGGGAAAAACATTGTAAATTCCCTTCACCCCACACCCCACACCCCACACCCCACACCCCTCTCACCTACCGCCCAGGCTTTTATCGCTGGGATCCTGGAGCATCTGCCCGCACTCATGGCACTGACGACTCCCAGTTCCAATTCCTACCGGCGAATTCATCCCCACTTCTGGAGTGGCGCGTTTCGTGCCTGGGGTTGGGATAACCGGGAAGCAGCGGTGCGGGTGCCGAGTAATCCCGTTCCTCCCAGTCCAACCCATTTTGAACTCAAAACCGTCGATGCTTCTGCCAATCCCTATCTGGCACTTGGCGCAGTGATTGCAGCGGGGTTGGACGGCATTCAACGGGGACTGGAACTGGGAGATCCGGTAACGGTTGATCCGGGAACGCTGTCAGAAGCAGAACGGCAGGCAGGCAGAATGGATCGATTACCGACTCACTTGGGTGAAGCGATCGCCCACCTGAGCCAGGACAAAATCCTGCTGGATGCATTGGGACCTGACCTGGCACAGGCTTATTTAGCCGTTCGTAGAACCGAGTGGGAAGCCTTAAAAGACGCTGAGCTTTCAGAAGAAGTCAGCCTTCTGCTAGACCGTTACTGA
- a CDS encoding beta-galactosidase, translating into MATPSSYQVNSDPAHPITWIMRPAYLGTTFSQLQCRYIGLDYRDTFNQVCSLGFDRIRLCSYWNEIESIENQFDFSALDWLLEESDRRGIEVVLTVGMKAPRWPEFHFPDWLSARYDTSGNPKPVDRNPAIADLTLHFIDRVMTHTRNAPNLKYWQIENEPFTHLDITAGRFLSYEFVRREVELARSLALPGQKILLTNALTLPAAQFIEDEHAFRESVALADAVGINVYSKVPAGNTPFYVQPLGPYWKKLRTWQQTLSKNGKEGWIAESQAEPWEPNELVAMKKNEYPSSSPKQAETLVTSLTDIGYGTVMLWGCEYWYWQKQNGRDSWWSMMQQLVERENG; encoded by the coding sequence ATGGCAACGCCCTCCTCCTATCAAGTAAATTCCGATCCAGCCCATCCAATTACTTGGATTATGCGTCCAGCCTATTTAGGAACGACTTTTAGCCAGCTTCAATGCCGCTACATCGGCTTAGATTACCGGGACACCTTCAACCAGGTTTGCTCCCTTGGTTTTGACCGTATTCGATTGTGTAGCTATTGGAATGAAATTGAATCGATCGAAAATCAGTTCGACTTCAGTGCTTTGGATTGGTTGTTAGAGGAGAGCGATCGGCGGGGAATCGAAGTGGTGCTGACGGTAGGCATGAAGGCACCCCGCTGGCCTGAATTTCATTTTCCCGATTGGCTCTCTGCCCGGTACGACACCTCTGGCAATCCAAAACCTGTGGATCGAAATCCGGCGATCGCCGATTTGACGCTCCATTTCATCGATCGGGTGATGACCCACACCCGTAACGCGCCCAATCTGAAGTATTGGCAGATTGAAAACGAACCCTTCACCCACCTGGACATTACGGCTGGGCGTTTTCTCAGCTACGAGTTTGTCCGTCGGGAAGTGGAACTGGCGCGATCGCTGGCTTTGCCCGGACAAAAAATTTTGTTAACCAATGCTTTGACCTTGCCCGCTGCTCAATTTATCGAAGACGAACATGCCTTTCGGGAAAGTGTTGCCCTCGCCGATGCAGTTGGCATCAACGTCTACAGCAAAGTTCCTGCCGGAAATACTCCCTTTTACGTCCAGCCCCTGGGCCCCTATTGGAAAAAACTGAGAACGTGGCAGCAAACCCTGTCGAAAAATGGTAAGGAAGGCTGGATTGCGGAGTCTCAGGCAGAACCCTGGGAACCGAATGAACTGGTCGCCATGAAAAAAAACGAATATCCCAGTTCCTCCCCAAAACAGGCGGAAACTCTGGTTACCTCCTTAACCGATATCGGCTACGGAACGGTGATGCTGTGGGGCTGTGAGTATTGGTACTGGCAAAAGCAAAACGGTCGCGATTCCTGGTGGTCAATGATGCAACAGTTGGTAGAGCGGGAGAATGGGTGA
- a CDS encoding QcrA and Rieske domain-containing protein: protein MKRRDFINWVGLGWLASSLPVAIAACTPQGPKLSAYPPPVTELDTAGFVRVKVNDKIAIIIRDPATPSKILALSSTCTHKGCSVDWKADQKAFVCPCHQARFAPDGKVLRGPAEKPLPVYTAKVVEDKIQVTTA from the coding sequence ATGAAACGCCGTGATTTTATCAATTGGGTTGGGCTGGGTTGGTTGGCAAGTTCTTTACCCGTGGCGATCGCTGCTTGCACGCCCCAGGGTCCTAAACTCTCTGCCTATCCCCCTCCAGTAACCGAGCTGGACACTGCTGGATTTGTAAGAGTAAAAGTAAACGACAAAATTGCCATCATCATTCGCGACCCCGCTACTCCCAGTAAAATTCTGGCGCTGAGTTCTACCTGTACGCATAAAGGTTGCTCGGTTGACTGGAAAGCAGACCAAAAAGCATTCGTCTGTCCCTGCCATCAGGCACGGTTTGCTCCCGATGGCAAAGTGCTTCGAGGTCCAGCCGAAAAGCCGCTTCCCGTCTATACGGCAAAAGTCGTGGAGGATAAGATTCAGGTGACAACAGCTTAG
- a CDS encoding DASH family cryptochrome, which translates to MAETRILIWFRNDLRLQDHEPLYRAVETQRNAALILPLYCFDPRQFGTTPFGFPKTGAFRLQFLLQSVANLRESLRSISSDLVIRQGFPEVIIPELAKQWEISTVYYHREVTAEERAVETALKTALDALGVQIQSFWGHTLYQPDDLPFEISHLPELFTNFRKQVEKESTVNPPFPAPEKLPSLPAIDPGELPQISDFDLCDSPLPIPHSPFPPLFQGGETAGLARLDHYFWQQNCLKTYKETRNGMLGMDYSSKFSPWLALGCLSPRTIYNQVQQYESQRVKNDSTYWLVFELLWRDYFRLICAKHGDRIFRSSGLQGVKIPWKQDWQRFDLWREGKTGFPLVDANMRELAATGFMSNRGRQNVASFLTKNLGIDWRMGAEWFESMLVDYDVCSNYGNWNYTAGVGNDARGFRFFNILKQSKDYDPQGEYVKHWLPELANVPAAKVHEPWKLLPVEQQRFNVRLGVDYPNPVVDLFKSAKANEQVYNTALGRSS; encoded by the coding sequence ATGGCTGAAACACGAATCTTAATCTGGTTTCGCAATGATTTGCGCTTACAGGATCACGAACCTTTATATCGGGCTGTAGAGACTCAAAGGAATGCGGCTCTGATCCTTCCGCTGTATTGTTTTGACCCCCGTCAGTTTGGCACAACTCCTTTTGGGTTTCCCAAAACCGGAGCATTTCGTCTCCAGTTTTTGCTGCAAAGCGTGGCAAACCTGCGCGAGTCGCTGCGATCGATTTCCAGCGACCTGGTCATTCGACAGGGTTTTCCAGAGGTCATCATTCCCGAATTGGCAAAACAATGGGAGATTTCTACGGTCTACTATCACCGGGAAGTCACCGCTGAAGAACGGGCAGTTGAAACAGCCTTAAAAACTGCCCTGGATGCTTTGGGCGTTCAAATCCAATCCTTTTGGGGACACACCCTCTACCAGCCGGATGATTTGCCGTTTGAGATCAGCCACCTCCCCGAACTGTTTACCAATTTCCGCAAACAGGTCGAAAAGGAATCGACGGTCAACCCACCTTTCCCTGCTCCAGAGAAATTACCTTCCCTGCCTGCGATCGACCCTGGCGAACTTCCCCAAATCTCAGATTTCGACCTCTGCGATTCCCCACTCCCCATTCCCCACTCCCCATTCCCTCCTCTATTTCAAGGTGGCGAAACAGCAGGTCTAGCACGCCTCGATCACTACTTCTGGCAGCAAAATTGCCTCAAAACCTACAAAGAAACCCGCAACGGTATGTTGGGGATGGACTACTCCTCCAAGTTTTCCCCCTGGCTGGCGTTGGGCTGCTTGTCGCCGCGTACCATTTACAACCAGGTGCAGCAGTATGAATCTCAGCGGGTGAAGAATGATTCGACCTACTGGTTAGTGTTTGAGCTGTTGTGGCGGGACTACTTCCGGTTGATCTGCGCCAAGCATGGCGATCGCATCTTTCGCTCTTCTGGGTTGCAGGGGGTCAAGATTCCCTGGAAGCAGGACTGGCAAAGGTTTGATCTGTGGCGGGAAGGAAAAACAGGGTTCCCCCTGGTGGATGCCAACATGCGGGAACTGGCAGCGACCGGGTTTATGTCGAATCGGGGCAGACAAAACGTTGCCAGCTTTTTGACTAAAAATCTGGGGATTGACTGGCGCATGGGTGCCGAGTGGTTTGAGTCGATGCTAGTTGACTACGATGTGTGCAGCAACTACGGGAACTGGAACTATACCGCTGGTGTGGGCAATGATGCCCGTGGGTTTCGCTTTTTCAACATTCTGAAGCAGTCAAAGGATTACGACCCCCAGGGGGAGTATGTCAAACACTGGCTACCAGAGTTGGCAAATGTGCCTGCTGCCAAAGTTCACGAACCGTGGAAACTGCTTCCCGTTGAACAACAACGGTTCAATGTCCGGCTGGGTGTGGATTATCCGAATCCCGTCGTGGATTTGTTCAAATCTGCTAAAGCAAATGAGCAGGTTTACAACACAGCCTTGGGGCGATCGTCATAA
- a CDS encoding site-2 protease family protein, whose protein sequence is MNGNIRVGNLFGIPFYVNPSWFLVLGLVTLSYGGGLAAQFPGLATGVPWLLGLSAALLMFASVLAHELGHSFVALSQGVGVNSITLFLFGGLASLEKESKTPAEAFWVAIAGPLVSFLLFGLFSLIGATTGITGPIGAILGLLAYINLALATFNLIPGLPLDGGNILKAAIWKITGNPYKGVRFASRVGQIFGWVAIASGLLPLFLYGNFGNFWNLLIGWFLLQNAGRAAQFATVQEQLTGLTAADAVTPNSPVISDSLSLREFADQRILSSDRWNKFLVTNAEGHLVGEMNVDALKTIPSDRWSETQVRDLVQPIDSSKTVSSQQPLLDVVKLLEEKQLNALTVIRDNGVLVGLLEKTSIIRLLQNQTQAIPA, encoded by the coding sequence ATGAACGGTAATATCCGTGTCGGCAACTTATTTGGAATTCCCTTTTATGTCAACCCATCCTGGTTTTTAGTCCTGGGTTTGGTGACGCTGAGTTATGGTGGTGGGTTAGCTGCCCAGTTTCCAGGATTAGCCACAGGGGTTCCCTGGCTACTGGGGCTGTCCGCTGCCCTACTGATGTTTGCCTCTGTGCTGGCGCACGAGCTGGGGCATAGCTTTGTTGCGCTCAGTCAGGGGGTTGGCGTTAATTCTATTACGCTATTTCTGTTTGGGGGTCTTGCCAGTTTAGAAAAAGAGTCAAAAACCCCCGCTGAAGCCTTTTGGGTGGCGATCGCAGGTCCGCTGGTTAGCTTCTTACTATTTGGGCTTTTTAGCTTAATCGGTGCTACCACAGGCATCACGGGGCCGATCGGCGCTATTTTAGGTTTGCTTGCCTATATCAATTTGGCACTAGCAACCTTTAACCTGATTCCTGGTTTGCCGCTGGATGGCGGAAACATCCTGAAAGCAGCCATCTGGAAAATCACGGGGAATCCATACAAGGGTGTAAGGTTTGCTAGCCGCGTGGGACAGATCTTTGGCTGGGTCGCAATTGCCTCTGGGTTACTGCCTTTGTTTTTATACGGTAACTTTGGTAATTTCTGGAACCTATTAATTGGCTGGTTCTTGCTGCAAAATGCGGGTCGGGCAGCCCAATTTGCCACTGTCCAGGAACAACTGACGGGTTTAACTGCTGCTGATGCTGTGACTCCCAATAGCCCTGTTATATCCGATTCCCTTTCGTTGCGAGAATTTGCCGATCAGCGGATTTTAAGCAGCGATCGCTGGAACAAGTTCTTAGTCACCAATGCAGAAGGGCATCTGGTCGGAGAAATGAATGTCGATGCCTTGAAGACGATTCCCAGCGATCGCTGGTCAGAAACCCAGGTGCGCGACTTGGTTCAACCGATTGATTCATCCAAAACCGTTTCTTCCCAACAACCCCTACTAGATGTGGTCAAATTGCTGGAAGAAAAGCAACTGAATGCCCTAACTGTGATTCGAGATAACGGCGTTCTGGTGGGCCTACTCGAAAAAACCTCAATCATCCGTTTGCTTCAAAACCAGACTCAGGCAATCCCTGCATAA
- a CDS encoding ArsR/SmtB family transcription factor, with the protein MKSVKPVPQEVVQQVAEYFSVLGEPMRLKILNLLRDGEKCVQDLVEATDTSQANVSKHLKVMVQAGILSRRSEGTLAYYSVEDDLIFDLCNLVCDRLASRIEQQASYFRAFTFAGKR; encoded by the coding sequence ATGAAATCTGTGAAACCTGTTCCTCAAGAGGTCGTACAACAAGTCGCTGAATACTTCAGTGTTTTAGGTGAGCCGATGCGCCTGAAGATTCTGAATTTGCTTCGAGATGGCGAGAAATGTGTGCAAGATCTGGTTGAGGCGACAGATACCAGTCAAGCAAACGTCTCCAAACATCTGAAAGTAATGGTACAGGCGGGGATTTTAAGCCGTCGTAGTGAGGGAACGCTGGCTTATTACAGCGTTGAAGATGATTTGATCTTTGATCTTTGCAATTTAGTGTGCGATCGCCTCGCCAGTCGAATCGAACAACAAGCCAGCTATTTTCGTGCCTTTACTTTTGCTGGAAAACGGTAG
- a CDS encoding MGMT family protein, giving the protein MSSYAKIYEVVCQIPYGQVATYGQVAELANLPGRARLVGYALFRIAPDAEIPWHRVINAKGEISESPVRYGSDYLQRSLLEAEGIQFDAKGRVSLRHYLWRP; this is encoded by the coding sequence ATGTCTTCCTACGCCAAGATTTATGAAGTTGTTTGCCAGATACCCTACGGTCAGGTGGCAACCTACGGACAGGTAGCGGAATTAGCAAATTTACCGGGGAGAGCGAGGCTGGTTGGTTATGCGCTGTTTCGAATTGCACCCGACGCAGAAATTCCCTGGCATCGCGTGATCAATGCGAAAGGAGAAATTTCAGAGTCCCCTGTGCGGTACGGAAGCGATTATTTGCAGCGATCGCTCCTGGAAGCGGAAGGCATTCAGTTTGATGCCAAAGGACGAGTCAGCTTACGCCATTATCTATGGCGACCCTGA